Sequence from the Hoplias malabaricus isolate fHopMal1 chromosome 10, fHopMal1.hap1, whole genome shotgun sequence genome:
tgtggtgtgttctccctgtgtctgcgtgggtttcctccgggtgactgtctgtgaggagtgtggtgtgttctccctgtgtctgcgtgggtttcctccgggtgactgtctgtgaggagtgtggtgtgttctccctgtgtctgcgtgggtttcctccgggtgactgtcagtctGGCTTTCAGTCCAGGTCgtaataaaaggaaataaacccTTACAACAATGCACATTTTTACTCAGAATCCCTGAGGTGATGGTGATTTACACAAACATTGTGTAACCCTTGGCATCTTAAGCTTGTAAAAATGTCCCATGCTTTTCTATTACATTGAGTGAAGTGaccacaaatgtattttttttcttttttacagaaACCATTAGGACCTTTTCTGAAAGACACTATTCTCTTTCAATCCAGAGGGATGTAACAGCTTGGGAAGCTACACTTGTGTGTAAACAGTGTCTACAATACACACTCTGGGATGGAGAGGAACCCACAGATACCTTGGCAGGATGACTGCTATCTAGTTCTTAAATCTACATCACAAGAATTACAAACTCAGAAGAAGATGGAGggtatacacacagacacacacacacacacatctctgtcTCTGATCTCTATGTTAACAATGCCAGTTATGAAATCGTGATCTCTGTCTTCATCAGATGACGGCTGGCTGCATAAGCATCAGAAATTGTTGCAGCGTTTTGTCTCTGTCTCGCTATTGGTGGATGTGGTCAACCACATGAGGAAGTCGGAGCAGCTGAGTGCAGAGGACGTGAGCATCATCCAGGGGAGGGAATCTTTGGAGGATAAAGTGCAAACACTGGTTGATCTCCTATGCATCAGTGATCCACAGGGCTCGGTCCTCCAGACTTACCTGCAGAATTCACACCCGGATGAGTACAACCTCATAAATCTGCACGGTGAGTGTGTTTCCCTGGGGAactttcttttaaatatcagtAAGGGAAGTTACATTTTGAGGTAATGATTCGGATAAAATGTACAGTACTCTGCTCTTACAGATATATGCAATCAAATCTGAAGTGTTAGTTCATGCTTCTTTAGGTTTTGCCCTGGAAACCAAAGTGGTTTGAGGTTCAGTTGATGACTAACCATTTGCATATGGctagttatatatatttttacacatttgtggtAGACATTCAGTgctacacacatttataaagatTTATTTCCATCCAAAAGGTTTGCAAAATCTGTTAAAAGCCTGTGGTTGCGGGGTCAGTCGAGGCCCTGGTGGGGGCGCTGTGCCACATGGGCAGGAGATAAAAACCAGCTGAAACCTCATTGTTTTTTCAAAAACCGTTTGTTTGGGTGTTTTTGCAAATTTTGGGCCTTTTCCATTCAGGGTTTTTGTGCACATTTTAATAACCCGCTGATGTCTTTTCTGCATTCTTTATCCCCTTATAGATGCTGTTGTTCAACGACATAAAGATGCCCTCCATCAACGACTTAAAGATGACAACCAAATATCAACCAATCAAAGCCCTGGCCCTGCCTTGTTGCTTATTGAGGGAGTGTCTGACCTGCAGCAGAGAGAGCATGACCTCATCCAGGTGTCGGTCAACAGAGGGATGGGACCTTTGCACAGTCGTCCACTCGGACTCGACAAGTTGCTTGCTCCCCTCACGAGGGTCAGCACGGCTCCTCGTGTGACTCTGACGGTAGGTGTGGCCGGCAGCGGAAAGACCCGACTAGTCCGTCAGTTTGTCCAGCTTTGGAGTTCGGGGAAGATCTACCCAGATCTAAGTTTGGCCATCCCTGTTTCGTGCTGGGAGCTGAGCAACTTTGATCGACTCTCTGTTGAAAGAATGCTCCGGCTGATTGTCCCGTATGATAACGTAGACGTCATTTTGCATGGCGGCGACTGCAAGGTCCTTCTGATCTTTGATGGGTTGGAAGAGTTCCGCTCCCCTCTGGACTTCTCAGAGGCGCCGGCTACGTCTGACCCTCGCCGGGAGCTTCCCGTGTCCGACCTCATCACGAATATCGTGAGGGGAAACCTGTTGCCAGGAGTTGCTCTGTGGCTTCTGTCAAGACCTGGTGTGGGTTCAAAAGTACCTGCAGGACTTGTAGACCGCGTGACGGAGGTTccacctttcacacatgcagacatCCAGGAATACCTCAAACAAtttgtcacacattcacaggaAAACTCTCATACGCCTTCTCACCCATCCACTCCGTCTGCTTCTTGCACACATCCTCCTGCATCAAAGGGCAGCTCTCACCATGTGTGGGATCACCTGAGCACTCAAAAGCCTTTGCTCATACTAAGCTCAGTGCCTGGCATCTGTCGCATCGTCACAAAAACTTTATCCCGTCTCGTCAGGGCAGAGTCGGAGGATGTGTCTCTCCCACGTACGCTGACAGAGATATATGCCCATTATTGTTGGCCACGCCTCTCTATCGGAGACGCTTCCAGTGGAAGCATCCGGAAACCACTGGCCACTCTTGGCCGCATGGCATTCTACAGCTTGTTGCGGAGGCGGCACACATTCAGCGAAGCTGAGTTACGAACTTACAGTGTCGATGCCCCACTACAACAGGGATCTCTGGGACAACGTGTCCTGCGGCATGAGCAGAGCTGGTCATCGGATTGTGTTTCCTGGCGATTTGTACATACCTCTGTGCAAGAGTTTTTTGCTGCGCTATTCTACTACACCTCTTCTCGACGAGCAATGTTCGATCTGTTCTCCGAGAGCGGTGTTTCCTGGCCACGTATCGGCTTCCCCAGCCACTACCGCGCCGCCGTGCAGAAAAGGGCTGCGAACAGCAACCTGGACATCTTCATTCGTTTCCTGTCCGGCCTCTTGTCGTCGCCATCAGGAGTTCTGCTGGGTGGGGCTTTGGGCGTAGGTCGTGAGGAGCAGTTGACCCAGCGCACCATGGCCTTGACCCTGCTTcagaacacagtgacagggtcAGGGGGGGAGCCGGTAAGCATGAGCAGCGTGGCCACAGTGGCCTGTCTGGCCGAGCTCCAGCAAGGCGAATGGCTGCGGTCAGTAGAGGAAGATCTGATCAGCTGTAGGCTGCGGGGAAAGCTAAAGGGCGGAGTCTGCGCAGTGCTGGCGTACCTGCTGCAGGTGTCTGATGCTTGTGCCGATGAGACACACCTCTCGAACTGTTTAGACTCCGCCTCTCTCAAGAGACTCCTCCCACAGCTACTATACTGCAGCAAGCTACGGTAACAGCTAACACCCAACTTCTGCACGCACAAATAATGcaacctttattttaaaaacaactacagcactgtgcagaagaAGCGTGGTGCTTGTGTAAagatatataatcacagtaaatacaaaataataaataaacctcagatcttTATCTTTATCATTTATCACATATTTGTTATtacgtttaaccatttaaccactaCATTTATGACAAACCCCCAACTGAATGtctttttaattataatgagGCATACCCTGAAGTATGACAACTACATTCACATTCTGAGGACTCAGCATATTTTATACCTCAATTTTCAGTGTAATCTTACACTTTCACTATTTTACATTCCTATGTATGGCTTACAAATGTTTATTAAGGGCTTTTACGGGGTTTACGACCTAATTAATAACCCTTTGTATATCTTTAttctacacagtaaattcatcagtgttaaatcaacactattagtgttaaatttacactgttagtgtaataatttaacattctcagtgttaagttaacactaatagtgttgatttaacactggggaatttactgtgtaaaatgGTACCAGATCTTGACATTGATCTTTTCAAATTTACACCGCTCTGGAGAACCTTTTAACTTTTAACACACTGAGGGAATTGCaatagtttctctctctctctctctctctctcatctctctctttctgtctgtctatttctctctctctctctgtctctgtctttctctccctctctctctctctctctctctctctctctctctccctctctctctctctttctcattctctctctctctccctgtctctttctctctctctttctcattcactgtctgtctctgtctctttttatctctctgtctctttttctctctttctctctctctctctctctctcactcacttactctgtgtgtgtgtgtgtatctatctatctatctatctatctatctatctaaccaCAGTAGACAGTATTCATTGATATTCTGACCCTATGTATGTGTTTCAGAATGGAAAACAATGAATTAAAGGACGACACCATGGAGCTTCTGGGGAGTTTACTAAGTGCCAAAGACTGCCATATTCAGTCCCTCAGGTAAAGACCTACACTTTCCTGTCTGTGCCAGAGTTTTTATTCTAGAGGGGCATAATCAAAAGATAGAGGGGTAGGAAGCAGAGCATCTGCCATAAAAAGGATGATCATCACCAGAAAGCCTTCATCTTGGTCACCGCTATCAGAGGGACGAATAAATGTAGTTTAAAAGCAGATGGTGACTGCTGACTTTTCttttaacacacatttattcTCACTGTCAGCAGATCACAGCAGGTTCACACCGGATTAACCACAGCTCTCACTGTAATAGCACTGAGAGTTGATGTCTGGGGCAAATGCTTATAGAacaccatcttttttttttgcctcgcTGTACTTTGTAACATGTTTCTTTCTATTTCCTGGTTGAAGTGTGCTGCTAAATTTAACCGGCTTTGTACACGATAAGCTCAGCTCAAAAGTACTCCACAGAAATGTTGCTTCATCCTTTTCTCTTTGTCAAACAGAGCAACATTACACCCCTCCAAAGGGGGAGATATATATTAATAACGGCAACGAAATAAAGGAAGCGAGTGAGATTTACAGGCACCCGCAGTGAGACTAGAGGTAGATTTCCAGGCACTTGGAATGAGACTAGAATGAGATTTCCAGGGACCAGAAGTGAGACTAGAGTGAGATTTCCAGGGACCTGTACTGAGACTTGAGTGAGATTTCCAGGCTCGTTGAGTAAGACTAGAGTGAGATTTCCAGGGACCTGTACTGAGACTTGAGTGAGATTTCCAGGCTCATTGAGTAAGACTAGAGTGAGATTTCCAGGGACCTGCAGTGAGACTAGAATGAGatttccagggacctgaagtgaGACTAGAGTGAGATTTCCAGGGACCTGTACTGAGACTTGACTGAGATTTCCAGGGACCTGTACTGAGACTTGACTGAGATTTACAGGGACCTGCAGTGAGACTTGAGTGAGatttccagggacctgaagtgaGACTAGAGTGAGATTTCCAGGGACCTGTACTGAGACTTGAGTGAGATTTCCAGGCTCATTGAGTAAGACTAGAGTGAGATTTCCAGGGACCTGCAGTGAGACTAGAGTGAGatttccagggacctgaagtgaGACTAGAGGGAGATTTCAAGGTACCTGGAGTGAGACTAGAGGGAGATTTCCAGGTACCTGGAGTGAGACTAGAGGGAGATTTCCAGGCACCTGCAGTGAGAATAGAGGGAGATTTCCAGGCACCTGCAGTGAGAATAGAGGGAGATTTCCAGGCACCTGCAGTGAGACTAGAGTGAGATTTACAGGCACCTGCAGTGAGACTAGAGTGAGATTTACAGGCACCTGCAGTGAGACTAAAGTGAGATTTCCAGGGATCTGGACTGAGACTAGAGTGAGATTTAAAGGGACCTAGAATGAGatttccagggacctgaagtgaGACTAGAGTGAGATTTCCAGGGACCTGTACTGAGACTTGACTGAGATTTCCAGGCTCATTGAGTAAGACTAGAGTGAGatttccagggacctgaagtgaGACTAAAGTGAGATTTACAGGGACCTGCAGTGAGACTTGAGTGAGatttccagggacctgaagtgaGACTAGAGTGAGATTTCCAGGGACCTGTACTGAGACTAGAGTGAGATTTACAGGGACCTGCAGTGAGACTTGAGTGAGatttccagggacctgaagtgaGACTAGAGTGAGatttccagggacctgaagtgaGACTAAAGTGAGATTTACAGGGACCTGCAGTGAGACTTGAGTGAGatttccagggacctgaagtgaGACTAGAGTGAGATTTCCAGGGACCTGTACTGAGACTTGAGTGAGATTTCCAGGCTCATTGAGTAAGACTAGAGTGAGATTTCCAGGGACCTGCAGTGAGACTAGAGGGAGATTTCCAGGCACCTGCAGTGAGACTAGAGGGAGATTTCCAGGCACCTGCAGTGAGAATAGAGGGAGATTTCCAGGCACCTGCAGTGAGACTAGAGTGAGATTTAAAGGGACCTAGAATGAGatttccagggacctgaagtgaGACTAAAGTGAGATTTCCAGGGATCTGGACTGAGACTAGAGTGAGATTTAAAGGGACCTAGAATGAGatttccagggacctgaagtgaGACTAGAGTGAGATTTCCAGGGACCTGTACTGAGACTTGACTGAGATTTCCAGGCTCATTGAGTAAGACTAGAGTGAGatttccagggacctgaagtgaGACTAAAGTGAGATTTACAGGGACCTGCAGTGAGACTTGAGTGAGatttccagggacctgaagtgaGACTAGAGTGATatttccagggacctgaagtgaGACTAAAGTGAGATTTCCAGGGACCTGTACTGAGACTTGAGTGAGATTTCCAGGCTCATTGAGTAAGACTAGAGTGAGATTTCCAGGGACCTGCAGTGAGACTAGAGTGAGATTTCCAGGGACCTGCAGTGAGACTAGAGGGAGATTTCCAGGCACCTGCAGTGAGAATAGAGGGAGATTTCCAGGCACCTGCAGTGAGACTAGAGTGAGATTTAAAGGGACCTAGAATGAGatttccagggacctgaagtgaGACTAGAGTGAGATTTCCAGGGACCTGTACTGAGACTTGACTGAGATTTCCAGGCTCATTGAGTAAGACTAGAGTGAGATTTCCAGGGACCTGCAGTGAGACTTGAGTGAGATTTCCAGGGACCTGCAGTGAGACTACAGTGAGatttccagggacctgaagtgaGACTATAGTGAGATTTACAGGGACCTGCAGTGAGACTTGAGTGAGatttccagggacctgaagtgaGACTATAGTGAGATTTACAGGGACCTGCAGTGAGACTTGAGTGAGATTTCCAGGGACCTGCAGTGAGACTAGAGTGAGATTTCCAGGTACCTGGAGTGAGACTAGAGGGAGATTTCCAGGCACCTGCAGTGAGAATAGAGGGAGATTTCCAGGCACCTGCAGTGAGACTAGAGTGAGATTTACAGGCACCTGCAGTGAGACTAAAGTGAGATTTCCAGGGATCTGGACTGAGACTAGAGTGAGATTTAAAGGGACCTAGAATGAGatttccagggacctgaagtgaGACTAGAGTGAGATTTCCAGGGACCTGTACTGAGGCTTGACTGAGATTTCCAGGCTCATTGAGTAAGACTAGAGTGAGatttccagggacctgaagtgaGACTATAGTGAGATTTACAGGGACCTGCAGTGAGACTTGAGTGAGatttccagggacctgaagtgaGACTAGAGTGAGATTTCCAGGGACCTGTACTGAGACTTGAGTGAGATTTCCAGGCTCATTGAGTAAGACTAGAGTGAGATTTCCAGGTACCTGGAGTGAGACTAGAGGGAGATTTCCAGGCACCTGCAGTGAGACTAGAGTGAGATTTACAGGCACCTGCAGTGAGACTAAAGTGAGATTTCCAGGGATCTGGACTGAGACTAGAGTGAGATTTAAAGGGACCTAGAATGAGatttccagggacctgaagtgaGACTAGAGTGAGATTTCCAGGGACCTGTACTGAGGCTTGACTGAGATTTCCAGGCTCATTGAGTAAGACTAGAGTGAGatttccagggacctgaagtgaGACTATAGTGAGATTTACAGGGACCTGCAGTGAGACTTGAGTGAGatttccagggacctgaagtgaGACTAGAGTGAGATTTCCAGGGACCTGTACTGAGACTTGAGTGAGATTTCCAGGCTCATTGAGTAAGACTAGAGTGAGATTTCCAGGGACCTGCAGTGAGACTAGAGTGAGATTTCCAGGGACCTGCAGTGAGACTAGAGGGAGATTTCCAGGCACCTGCAGTGAGAATAGAGGGAGATTTCCAGGCACCTGCAGTGAGACTAGAGTGAGATTTAAAGGGACCTAGAATGAGatttccagggacctgaagtgaGACTAGAGTGAGATTTCCAGGGACCTGTACTGAGACTTGACTGAGATTTCCAGGCTCATTGAGTAAGACTAGAGTGAGATTTACAGGGACCTGCAGTGAGACTTGAGTGAGATTTCCAGGGACCTGCAGTGAGACTACAGTGAGatttccagggacctgaagtgaGACTATAGTGAGATTTACAGGGACCTGCAGTGAGACTTGAGTGAGatttccagggacctgaagtgaGACTATAGTGAGATTTACAGGGACCTGCAGTGAGACTTGAGTGAGATTTCCAGGGACCTGCAGTGAGACTAGAGTGAGATTTCCAGGTACCTGGAGTGAGACTAGAGGGAGATTTCCAGGCACCTGCAGTGAGAATAGAGGGAGATTTCCAGGTACCTGGAGTGAGACTAGAGTGAGATTTACAGGCACCTGCAGTGAGACTAAAGTGAGATTTCCAGGGATCTGGACTGAGACTAGAGTGAGATTTAAAGGGACCTAGAATGAGatttccagggacctgaagtgaGGCTTGACTGAGATTTCCAGGCTCATAGAGTAAGACTAGAGTGAGATTTAAAGGGACCTAGAATGAGATTTCCAGGGATCTGTACTGAGGCTTGACTGAGATTTCCAGGCTCATAGAGTAAGACTAGAGTGAGatttccagggacctgaagtgaGACTAAAGTGAGATTTACAGGGACCTGCAGTGAGACTTGAGTGAGatttccagggacctgaagtgaGACTAGAGTGAGATTTCCAGGGACCTGTACTGAGACTTGAGTGAGATTTCCAGGCTCATTGAGTAAGACTAGAGTGAGATTTCCAGGGACCTGCAGTGAGACTAGAGTGAGatttccagggacctgaagtgaGACTAGAGTGAGATTTCCAGGTACCTGCAGTGAGAATAGAGGGAGATTTCCAGGCACTTGGCGTGAGACTAGAGTGAGATTTCCAGGGACCTGAAATGAGACTAGAGTGAGATTTCCAGGCACCTGTGGTGAGACTAGAGAAAGGAGTGAGATTTTCAGTTTTCATGCACacattataaaatgttataaaaatgtttatataaaatttcATTTATGAAATGTGTTGGCAGTTCAAGCCTGTCCCCTTAACCCTATCTCACTGTGTccctttctttatctctctctgtttctcacctGTTCTCCCTCCAcaattttctccctctccctgtctctaGTTTGGCAGATAG
This genomic interval carries:
- the nlrc3 gene encoding NLR family CARD domain-containing protein 3, whose translation is MERNPQIPWQDDCYLVLKSTSQELQTQKKMEDDGWLHKHQKLLQRFVSVSLLVDVVNHMRKSEQLSAEDVSIIQGRESLEDKVQTLVDLLCISDPQGSVLQTYLQNSHPDEYNLINLHDAVVQRHKDALHQRLKDDNQISTNQSPGPALLLIEGVSDLQQREHDLIQVSVNRGMGPLHSRPLGLDKLLAPLTRVSTAPRVTLTVGVAGSGKTRLVRQFVQLWSSGKIYPDLSLAIPVSCWELSNFDRLSVERMLRLIVPYDNVDVILHGGDCKVLLIFDGLEEFRSPLDFSEAPATSDPRRELPVSDLITNIVRGNLLPGVALWLLSRPGVGSKVPAGLVDRVTEVPPFTHADIQEYLKQFVTHSQENSHTPSHPSTPSASCTHPPASKGSSHHVWDHLSTQKPLLILSSVPGICRIVTKTLSRLVRAESEDVSLPRTLTEIYAHYCWPRLSIGDASSGSIRKPLATLGRMAFYSLLRRRHTFSEAELRTYSVDAPLQQGSLGQRVLRHEQSWSSDCVSWRFVHTSVQEFFAALFYYTSSRRAMFDLFSESGVSWPRIGFPSHYRAAVQKRAANSNLDIFIRFLSGLLSSPSGVLLGGALGVGREEQLTQRTMALTLLQNTVTGSGGEPVSMSSVATVACLAELQQGEWLRSVEEDLISCRLRGKLKGGVCAVLAYLLQVSDACADETHLSNCLDSASLKRLLPQLLYCSKLRMENNELKDDTMELLGSLLSAKDCHIQSLSLADSSISSKGIKPLSRALLVNRTLTVLDLHGNNIGTKGAKILAEALRMNQVIVSLNLQSNLVEDEGARALAEVLQCNRKLTSLNVQKNSVGPDGVKRIADALKKNQTLQELNISSNHLGDLGTVALAQALVVNHTLHTLSLQSNSVSDRGMKALTQALRSNKGLTSLNLRENSIGVEGAKAIARALQENNALQELDLTANLLHDEGVTAIAGAVKANRALRSLHLQWNFMKGGAANALAQSLHSNTSIQLLDLQENALGDEGVVSLAGALKENSSLEVLYLQGVSAGKAGAVALAEALMVNQTLHTLDLRGNSVGMGGAKALSSALKTNRSLRSLNLQENALGMDGAIFIATALRGNHQLTYINLLGNGIGESGAKVVSDAIRTDATECVVDI